Proteins encoded by one window of Lathyrus oleraceus cultivar Zhongwan6 chromosome 1, CAAS_Psat_ZW6_1.0, whole genome shotgun sequence:
- the LOC127075808 gene encoding BOI-related E3 ubiquitin-protein ligase 1: MAVEASFMNLMPSTHLLTNREMMKSNQQQQYQQQQQMMNSTMYNVPMNSAMPIPTTMHESMLPFYQSNVCDQNRADSGLTYNNPLQRKRSRDLSTELVSLPPQQKNRVISSESSSFADQVLYQFQNQQSEIDRILAHHNEKMRMELEEQKLRQSRVLACVIQETMAKKIKEKDEEIQRIGNLNWILQERVKNLSAENQVWRELAQTNETTANYLRNNLEQVMAHVKEGQHHAALIEDDAESSCGSNNAADDADDTAAGPIAGGGGSVRLCKNCGVRESIVLLLPCRHLCLCNVCGSSVRKCPVCDSGMDASVHVNLS, encoded by the exons ATGGCTGTTGAAGCTAGCTTCATGAATCTCATGCCTTCTACCCATTTACTCACAAACAG AGAAATGATGAAATCCAATCAGCAGCAACAatatcagcagcaacaacaaATGATGAACTCTACCATGTACAATGTTCCGATGAATTCTGCTATGCCGATTCCGACAACAATGCATGAATCTATGCTACCTTTTTACCAATCAAATGTTTGTGATCAAAATAGAGCTGATAGTGGTCTCACTTACAATAATCCTCTTCAAAGAAAAAGATCCAGAGATTTATCAACTGAATTGGTTTCTCTGCCACCCCAACAGAAAAACAGAGTAATCTCTTCTGAATCATCGTCCTTTGCTGATCAAGTTCTCTACCAATTTCAGAATCAACAATCTGAAATTGATCGCATCCTTGCTCATCAT AATGAAAAAATGAGAATGGAGTTGGAGGAACAAAAACTGAGGCAATCAAGAGTGTTGGCATGCGTGATTCAAGAAACAATGGcaaagaaaatcaaagaaaaagaCGAAGAAATTCAAAGAATAGGAAACTTAAATTGGATCCTTCAAGAAAGAGTCAAAAACTTAAGTGCTGAAAATCAGGTTTGGAGAGAGTTAGCACAAACAAACGAAACTACAGCCAATTATCTACGCAACAATTTGGAACAAGTCATGGCACATGTCAAAGAGGGACAACATCATGCCGCATTGATCGAGGACGATGCCGAGTCGAGCTGCGGCAGCAATAATGCAGCCGATGATGCGGACGATACCGCGGCGGGGCCGATAGCCGGCGGTGGTGGTTCCGTTAGGTTGTGTAAGAATTGTGGGGTGAGGGAATCAATTGTGCTGTTATTACCATGCAGGCATTTGTGTCTCTGTAATGTGTGTGGGTCCAGTGTTAGGAAGTGTCCAGTTTGTGACTCTGGCATGGATGCTAGTGTTCATGTTAATCTTTCTTAG